AATTATCATCGGAACCTTGCAGCAACATCACCGAGTCTTGATGATGAAATGGAGCAGGAACCGATTATCAAAACCATTATCGAACTGTTTGATGGTGAAGTACTATCATAAGGAGGTATATCTATGGCAAAGAATATGTCGAAGCTCTTAAAGCAGGCACAGAAAATGCAGAATCAGATGATGAAGGCTCAGGAAGAATTGAGCCAGAAGCAGGTTGAAGGCACTGCCGGCGGCGGCATGGTTAAAGTCGTTATGAACGGTTCCAACGAGCTTATCTCACTCAGCCTCAATAAAGAAGTGGTGGATCCCGATGATGTAGAAATGCTCGAGGATCTCATCGTTGCAGCCTACAACAATGCTCAGGAGCAGGTTAAAGAGATGTCTCAGAGTGCACTGGGAAGTTTAGGTGGTGGTATGAATA
This is a stretch of genomic DNA from Chitinivibrionales bacterium. It encodes these proteins:
- a CDS encoding YbaB/EbfC family nucleoid-associated protein: MAKNMSKLLKQAQKMQNQMMKAQEELSQKQVEGTAGGGMVKVVMNGSNELISLSLNKEVVDPDDVEMLEDLIVAAYNNAQEQVKEMSQSALGSLGGGMNIPGMG